The following are encoded in a window of Sebastes umbrosus isolate fSebUmb1 chromosome 7, fSebUmb1.pri, whole genome shotgun sequence genomic DNA:
- the LOC119491925 gene encoding piggyBac transposable element-derived protein 4-like, translated as MKRRFSVRQVLDHIFGENEGEDIEQHSDTDEQVSEEEDNVEYHPEDTDTSDESDEEVTGGQAAPAERFKSKNGTICWSSVPHDVHGRAAAANVIKMTPGITRFAVTRVSESHMTCFELFMPLSLKRVIIAMTNLEGKKVHGDMWKDIDEEYLDAYIGVLLIAGVYRSCNEATDSLWDASTGRNIFRATMSLQTFQMISRVLRFDNRDTRARSDKLAPIRDVWDRWVQLLPLMFNPGPEVTVDDRLVPFRGKCPFRQYIPSKPGKYGIKIWAACDAKTSYAWNLQIYTGKAASGIPEKNQGKRVVLDMTTGLQGHNITCDNFFTSYDLGQEPLRKKLTMVGTVKKNKPELPAEILQVKDRAPLSSKFAFTDTTTVVSYCPNKTRNVILMSTLHKDAAVSSGSDKKPTIILDYNKNKGGVDNLDKLTATYTCQRMTRRWPMVVFYNILDVSAYNAFVLWTHIHQGWNSTKKSKRRMFLEELGNSLVKPHIERRERVPRDPDAAALVRQLQSSPSTPSTPSATQRASAPASSSASPASTPTRTATATTPLRPPDSKRKRCQVCPSSKDRKTNVLCFNCKKYLCKEHTKSVTFCHTCI; from the coding sequence atgaaaagaagatTTTCAGTGAGACAAGTTCTGGATCATATTTTTGGTGAAAATGAGGGAGAGGACATAGAGCAGCATAGCGATACGGATGAGCAGGTTTCTGAGGAGGAAGACAATGTGGAGTATCATCCAGaagacacagacacatctgATGAGTCTGATGAGGAGGTCACCGGTGGTCAAGCTGCTCCCGCTGAAAGATTCAAGTCCAAAAATGGTACGATCTGTTGGAGCTCAGTACCTCATGATGTACATGGCAGGGCAGCTGCTGCAAATGTCATCAAAATGACCCCTGGAATCACAAGGTTTGCTGTGACGAGAGTCAGTGAGTCACATATGACATGTTTTGAGCTATTTATGCCATTGTCACTAAAAAGAGTCATCATTGCTATGACAAACcttgaaggaaaaaaagtccATGGCGACATGTGGAAAGACATTGATGAGGAATACCTGGATGCTTATATTGGTGTTCTTCTTATTGCTGGAGTGTACAGATCCTGCAATGAGGCCACTGATAGTCTCTGGGACGCATCGACAGGCAGAAATATTTTCCGGGCAACAATGTCACTTCAGACCTTTCAAATGATATCAAGAGTCCTCAGATTTGACAACAGAGACACCAGAGCAAGATCTGACAAGCTTGCCCCCATCAGGGATGTCTGGGACAGATGGGTGCAGCTCCTTCCACTGATGTTCAACCCAGGTCCAGAGGTGACAGTGGATGACCGTCTTGTCCCTTTCCGAGGAAAATGCCCCTTCCGGCAATACATACCCAGTAAGCCAGGGAAGTACGGCATAAAAATCTGGGCAGCCTGTGATGCAAAAACCAGCTATGCCTGGAATCTACAGATTTACACAGGCAAAGCTGCGAGTGGCATCCCTGAGAAAAACCAAGGAAAACGTGTGGTCCTCGATATGACTACTGGACTGCAGGGTCACAATATCACTTGTGACAATTTCTTTACCAGCTATGACCTTGGACAAGAACCTCTCAGGAAGAAACTTACCATGGTGGGCacagtgaagaaaaataaacctGAGCTGCCTGCTGAAATCTTGCAGGTGAAGGACAGAGCTCCACTTTCCTCAAAGTTTGCTTTTACAGACACCACCACTGTTGTCTCATATTGTCCAAATAAAACCCGGAATGTGATACTTATGTCTACTCTTCACAAAGATGCAGCTGTGTCATCAGGAAGTGACAAAAAGCCCACAATTATCCTCGActataacaaaaacaaaggagGAGTGGACAACCTGGACAAGCTGACTGCCACCTACACTTGCCAGCGAATGACCAGGAGATGGCCAATGGTTGTGTTTTACAACATCCTTGATGTGTCTGCATATAATGCATTTGTGTTGTGGACCCACATCCACCAAGGGTggaactcaaccaaaaaaagcAAGCGGAGAATGTTTCTTGAGGAGCTGGGAAATTCCCTTGTCAAGCCACACATTGAGCGAAGGGAACGGGTGCCCCGAGACCCAGACGCTGCAGCCTTGGTCAGACAGCTGCAGAGCTCACCTAGCACTCCGTCCACGCCATCAGCAACACAAAGAGCATCCGCGCCAGCATCCTCCTCAGCCAGCCCTGCCTCAACACCAACCAGAacagccacagccacaaccCCACTCAGGCCACCTGATTCTAAAAGAAAGAGGTGTCAGGTCTGCCCAAGCAGTAAGGACAGAAAGACAAACGTATTGTGCTTCAACTGCAAGAAATATCTCTGCAAAGAACACACTAAAAGTGTCACTTTTTGCCACACATgcatctaa
- the proca1 gene encoding uncharacterized protein proca1: MVVYLVLTITPLLASPLKVGGLLGREPVKPLRGAVSVTHGAESAIMWSVFFVFLSYLDRNVIKGDLLSRALVDAEKESEEMFSFMLNNTFCAKVSMVRESFFLYQVSDGAEAVSSVLSPDGKLVDCSVTVDHVQVKSFMHQCRLGVKEQRVGDARQMETRFFFTRMDEARATCREFKERSRGDSDESVLQDQVLKRSKRGFTYPGTLWCGAGNMADHYGQLGNFAETDSCCRTHDHCPHVIHAFSSNYGHTNFKWHSICHCDCDNALKDCLRKVNDTSSRVVGQAFFNVIGVPCFEFAYEEQCAERHWYGMCKRYEKFPIAVLEEAVPYDFGGIAVIDELTLAPPREKESKKSEEEEEEKPESTTQSTMSGPEEPSLRNVVTAAEDFIKVLATVSTSQSSAADSDKGETQSSEKKKRKNTGKKKKTTKKRKGKGKGRKRKQKAEEGAAVSPSGGKAEEVIALSNFLSESHKHEKSSRNTNRVGDGEYKLGRKEPFNEVMKDEPAMDKETVSITSPPTVQKKPAESTEEITLSTPTTTTTVIPHEATTRRLRKGRRKKSKKIPLPSTEEVVRSTTDNMSVTAVITIIPMAQPEQQSFAVSAASTPIVISKVKRNRSKERGDREGRKKRRKLSSASSIVAAAHENSSADNLKAMPLTGAPTVPSMPITERQVSHRMDAYGGKTTVHVTPLSSSFSVLKRQKSKGLRSRRRKTVLPLSSENPLFPTVLPLSSENPLFPTLPTPETSDALKSTASTPAEETETHHEWRLFTTITAAPTIIRKRHRPTIRQQRKPRKKAMAASLGNGVSIPKQTEQTSMTFTTTPPKVATTEELHLHRSEKPHMTTSASPIMSPIQLSIERVRAQFNRKKRRKAARSVFRQ, translated from the exons ATGGTCGTATATCTCGTATTAACAATCACACCACTTTTAGCTTCGCCTTTAAAAGTGGGAGGGCTGCTCGGGAGAGAGCCGGTAAAACCGCTGAGAGGAGCTGTCTCCGTTACGCATGGTGCTGAAAGTGCCATCATGTGGTCGGTCTTCTTCGTCTTTCTGTCTTACCTGGACAGAAACGTCATCAAGGGCGACCTGCTGAGTCGCGCTCTGGTGGACGCGGAGAAGGAGAGCGAGGAGATGTTCTCCTTCATGCTCAACAACACCTTCTGCGCCAAGGTGTCCATGGTGAGGGAGAGCTTCTTCCTCTACCAGGTGTCAGACGGAGCCGAGGCGGTCAGCTCCGTCCTCAGCCCGGACGGGAAGCTGGTGGACTGCTCCGTCACAGTGGACCACGTCCAGGTGAAGTCCTTCATGCACCAGTGCAGGTTGGGAGTGAAGGAGCAGAGAGTTGGAGACGCGCGGCAGATGGAGACGCGCTTCTTCTTTACGCGCATGGATGAAGCCAGAGCGACGTGCAGAGAGTTCAAGGAGAGGTCAAGAGGTGACAGTGATGAGTCTGTGCTGCAGGACCAGGTGTTAAAAAGATCTAAGAGAGGCTTCACTTATCCTGGGACTCTGTGGTGTGGAGCTGGAAACATGGCTGATCATTACGGCCAGCTGG GAAATTTTGCCGAGACCGACAGCTGCTGCCGGACCCATGACCACTGCCCTCATGTCATCCACGCCTTCTCCTCCAATTACGGCCACACTAACTTCAAGTGGCACTCCATCTGTCATTGTGACTGTGATAATGC GTTGAAAGATTGCCTGAGGAAAGTCAACGACACATCTTCCAGGGTGGTTGGTCAAGCGTTCTTCAACGTCATCGGCGTGCCTTGCTTTGAGTTTGCCTATGAAGAGCAGTGTGCAGAGCGCCACTGGTATGGCAT GTGTAAACGTTATGAGAAGTTTCCCATTGCTGTGCTGGAAGAGGCGGTCCCGTACGACTTTGGCGGTATCGCCGTCATCGATGAGCTGACGTTGGCTCCTCCCAGAGAGAAAGAGTCCAAGAaaagcgaagaagaagaagaagagaaaccagagagCACAACACAGTCTACGATGTCAGGTCCTGAAGAGCCTTCGCTTAGAAACGTCGTCACCGCCGCGGAGGACTTCATCAAGGTCCTCGCTACCGTCTCCACCTCTCAAAGCTCCGCTGCCGATTCCGATAAAGGAGAGACGCAAAgctcagagaagaagaagaggaagaacacggggaagaagaagaaaaccacCAAAAAgcgaaaaggaaaaggaaaggggaggaagaggaagcagaAAGCAGAGGAGGGCGCTGCGGTTTCGCCCTCTGGCGGCAAAGCAGAAGAAGTCATCGCTCTAAGTAACTTCCTCAGCGAGTCACACAAACACGAGAAATCaagtagaaacacaaacagagttGGTGACGGTGAGTATAAGCTCGGCAGGAAAGAGCCCTTTAATGAAGTAATGAAAGATGAACCAGCGATGGATAAGGAGACCGTTTCCATTACATCACCTCCAACGGTCCAGAAGAAACCAGCAGAGTCCACGGAAGAAATCACTCTTTCTACGCCAACAACCACGACAACTGTTATTCCACATGAAGCAACCACCAGAAGGCTCAGAAaggggaggagaaagaagagcaAGAAAATCCCTCTTCCTTCCACTGAAGAGGTCGtaaggagcacaacagacaacatgTCTGTCACCGCCGTCATTACCATAATCCCAATGGCACAGCCCGAGCAACAAAGCTTTGCTGTCAGCGCTGCCAGTACCCCCATTGTAATCTCCAAAGTCAAAAGGAACAGGtcaaaggagagaggagacagagaggggaggaaaaaaaggaggaaactCAGCTCGGCTTCTTCCATTGTGGCCGCTGCCCATGAAAATTCCTCCGCGGACAATCTGAAAGCGATGCCTCTCACCGGGGCTCCCACCGTACCGTCGATGCCCATCACAGAGCGGcaggtttcacacaggatggaCGCTTACGGAGGGAAGACGACTGTCCACGTTACGCCTCTGAGCTCTTCCTTTAGTGTTCTGAAAAGGCAAAAGTCAAAAGGACTGAGAAGCAGAAGGAGGAAAACAGTTTTGCCTCTTTCAAGTGAAAACCCACTTTTTCCAACAGTTTTGCCTCTTTCAAGTGAAAACCCACTTTTTCCAACACTTCCGACTCCGGAGACGAGCGATGCACTGAAAAGCACTGCATCTACTCCTGCAGAAGAAACTGAAACTCACCATGAATGGAGGCTTTTTACTACCATCACAGCAGCCCCTACTATCATTAGAAAACGACACAGGCCGACAATCAGACAGCAAAGAAAACCAAGAAAGAAAGCCATGGCTGCTTCTCTCGGCAATGGAGTTTCTATCCCTAAACAAACTGAACAAACATCAATGACTTTTACAACCACACCACCCAAAGTAGCCACCACCGAAGAGCTCCATCTACATAGATCTGAAAAGCCCCACATGACCACCTCAGCATCTCCCATCATGAGTCCTATTCAGTTATCTATTGAGAGAGTGAGAGCACAATTcaacaggaagaagaggaggaaagcagcGCGGTCTGTTTTTAGACAATGA
- the zgc:174895 gene encoding adenine phosphoribosyltransferase has translation MDVLAAPADRRKGWYLSLMAPNTKGPTFAWLDPSRLYCNSQALADCVKDLLSPFHSDTIDLVAGMDAMGFILGASVATTLGKGFLALRKAGHICVATQNQNYTDYSGREKTMEVRLDVLKPGLRVLLVDQWIETGGTMKASIQLVERLGATVVGVAAVAIENTEGGKWIKENYKFSHCIPEELQSQIDGKYLDSFKSFN, from the exons ATGGACGTGTTGGCCGCTCCTGCAGACAGACGTAAAGGATGGTACCTGTCTCTGATGGCGCCCAACACTAAAGGACCAACGTTCGCCTGGCTGGACCCGTCCAGACTCTACTGCAACTCCCAG GCTCTTGCAGACTGTGTCAAAGACCTCCTCAGTCCATTCCACAGTGACACCATTGATCTGGTTGCCGGGATGGATGCAATGGGATTCATTCTGg gtgCGTCTGTTGCCACCACCCTCGGAAAAGGTTTCCTGGCTCTCCGTAAAGCAGGACACATCTGTGTCGCCACCCAAAACCAAAACTACACCGACTACTCAGGCAGAGAAAAGACTATGGAAGTAAGACTGGATGTGCTGAAGCCAG GTCTGAGGGTGTTGTTAGTGGACCAATGGATAGAGACTGGAGGCACAATGAAGGCTTCCATCCAGCTGGTGGAGAGGCTGGGAGCCACTGTTGTAG GGGTAGCAGCCGTGGCCATCGAGAACACTGAAGGAGGAAAGTGGATTAAAGAAAATTACAAATTCTCTCACTGCATCCCCGAAGAGCTCCAGAGCCAAATTGATGGAAAGTATCTTGATTCCTTCAAAAGCTTCAACTGA